One region of Chlorobiota bacterium genomic DNA includes:
- a CDS encoding CPBP family intramembrane metalloprotease, with amino-acid sequence MITPTEQTSQPPVSTRLERALNPALMMNYRREYLRLTTTLTYGFLFTLPLVLIYELGTWILHTGGISNIQNGADVMVKRVLEMVGLSGTLAVSALLLLLGGIIYLYERRHNYPIIPRYFGFMAAESAVYAVGSGLLVQTLVANLFSLNIPALSAGPSGPGFFEAIVLSFGAGYYEEFVFRLLLVTGLYGVMQWAKNIGDRSRYAIAAVVGALIFSWIHYIGPLGDPFELWSFTFRFLMGLAFNALFLLRGFGVAAMTHALYDVWVMAL; translated from the coding sequence ATGATAACACCAACCGAACAAACTTCCCAGCCCCCAGTTTCCACACGGCTGGAGCGCGCGCTGAACCCCGCGCTGATGATGAACTACCGCCGCGAATACCTGCGGCTGACCACCACGCTGACCTACGGATTCCTGTTCACCCTTCCCCTTGTGCTGATCTACGAGCTTGGCACGTGGATACTTCACACCGGCGGGATCAGCAATATCCAGAACGGAGCCGACGTGATGGTGAAGCGGGTGTTGGAGATGGTGGGCCTAAGCGGAACCCTTGCCGTCAGTGCGTTGCTGCTGCTGCTTGGGGGAATCATTTATCTGTACGAACGCCGCCACAACTACCCGATCATCCCTCGCTACTTTGGCTTCATGGCTGCCGAAAGCGCGGTCTATGCCGTGGGGAGCGGGCTGCTGGTCCAGACGCTGGTGGCGAACCTGTTCAGCTTGAACATCCCCGCGCTATCGGCTGGGCCAAGCGGGCCGGGATTTTTCGAGGCGATTGTCCTTTCCTTTGGCGCGGGCTACTACGAAGAGTTCGTCTTCCGGCTGCTGCTGGTGACGGGGCTGTACGGGGTGATGCAATGGGCAAAAAACATCGGCGACCGCAGCCGATACGCCATTGCAGCGGTTGTTGGGGCGTTGATCTTCAGTTGGATCCATTACATCGGACCGCTGGGCGATCCGTTCGAGCTGTGGAGCTTCACTTTCCGGTTCCTGATGGGGCTTGCGTTCAACGCGCTGTTTCTGCTGCGGGGGTTCGGCGTTGCGGCCATGACCCACGCCCTGTATGATGTCTGGGTGATGGCGTTGTAA
- a CDS encoding DUF3037 domain-containing protein: MNDGWHLFDYAVVRCVPLVHTGAFVNIGVVLLARQSGYLRAAFHISAQRLGALQPGFDVALLQRFAEGYQRVCDGGAAGGMVGLLPASERFHWLTAPRSAVIQTSPVHPGRCRNLDEALQRLCHEQCGD, from the coding sequence ATGAACGATGGGTGGCATCTGTTCGATTATGCCGTTGTGCGGTGCGTGCCGCTGGTCCACACCGGAGCATTTGTGAACATTGGGGTGGTGCTGCTGGCGCGGCAATCGGGGTATCTTCGCGCGGCGTTCCATATTTCGGCCCAACGCCTGGGCGCGCTGCAACCCGGCTTTGACGTTGCGCTCCTTCAGCGATTTGCGGAGGGCTACCAGCGGGTATGCGATGGCGGGGCGGCGGGGGGAATGGTGGGATTGCTTCCGGCTTCGGAGCGGTTCCATTGGCTAACGGCTCCGCGTTCGGCGGTGATCCAAACTTCGCCGGTGCATCCCGGGCGTTGCCGCAATCTGGATGAAGCGTTGCAACGCCTTTGCCACGAACAATGCGGCGATTAA
- a CDS encoding lycopene cyclase domain-containing protein — protein MTYFEFHLYFNLPLLALLGWLARKRLRRVHLRWLGVVLLVVVAFTFPWDNWAIGQGIWQFPEERVALRIDHLPVEELLFFIIETIAVCLVALHFLPVPDDSERKEMEQEK, from the coding sequence ATGACCTACTTCGAGTTTCATCTGTACTTCAATTTGCCGCTGTTGGCACTGCTTGGTTGGCTGGCGCGGAAACGGCTGCGGCGCGTTCATCTTCGCTGGCTGGGGGTTGTGCTGCTTGTGGTGGTGGCGTTTACGTTCCCGTGGGATAACTGGGCTATCGGCCAGGGAATCTGGCAGTTCCCCGAAGAGCGGGTGGCGCTGCGGATAGACCACTTGCCGGTTGAGGAACTGCTGTTCTTCATCATCGAAACGATTGCTGTTTGCTTGGTCGCGCTCCATTTCCTTCCGGTTCCTGACGATTCGGAGCGGAAAGAAATGGAGCAAGAAAAATAG
- a CDS encoding RNA polymerase sigma factor produces MASELHDRQQRFMALLRPLQPNLDRFAYAMARDREEARDIAGETILIAWERFESVRQPQAFLSFLFTIATRVHRKRRAYQQRHPQLPDGHVADLYDTSTPPDIAADVGALHTALQQLPEKQREAVMMFELLGFSMKEIQQIQGGTLVAVKVRISRGRKRLAELLGVRKTQPDQSHKREMETEMPSGIETLKFSSFHSKP; encoded by the coding sequence ATGGCCTCCGAACTCCATGATCGTCAGCAGCGTTTTATGGCACTGCTACGCCCTCTTCAGCCGAACCTTGACCGCTTCGCCTATGCGATGGCACGGGACCGGGAGGAAGCGCGCGACATCGCCGGGGAAACGATCCTGATTGCGTGGGAACGGTTTGAGAGCGTCCGCCAGCCCCAAGCATTTCTGAGCTTTCTGTTCACCATTGCCACCCGGGTTCACCGGAAACGCCGCGCCTACCAGCAGCGGCATCCCCAACTTCCCGATGGCCACGTTGCCGATTTGTACGACACCTCCACCCCGCCAGACATCGCCGCCGATGTTGGGGCGCTCCACACCGCGTTGCAGCAACTCCCCGAAAAACAACGCGAAGCGGTGATGATGTTCGAGTTGCTGGGATTTTCGATGAAGGAAATCCAGCAAATACAAGGGGGGACGCTGGTTGCCGTAAAAGTCAGGATTTCGCGGGGGAGAAAGCGATTGGCAGAATTATTGGGAGTGCGCAAAACCCAACCTGACCAGAGCCACAAACGGGAAATGGAAACGGAAATGCCCAGCGGCATCGAAACATTGAAATTCTCATCATTTCATTCTAAGCCATGA
- a CDS encoding aminotransferase class I and II — translation MNPSLPTYQATRYVTPLREGGSLPAILDTEDGGMFVAKFRGAGQGAKALIAEIIVGSFATALRLPTPSLALIQIGESFGRTEPDPEIQDILRGSIGINVGARYLEGAYNFDPVTIIDVVPNVAANIVWLDAFATNIDRTPRNPNMMFWKNGLWLIDHGAALYFHHHWGGVTDATSQSPFAPIRDHVLLPFAGSIAEADERLRPLLPPERIAEILNSVPDDLLMDAPAGVAPSFPTPEENRQAYQQYFQQRLGGQREFVSAAEEARKTRQRHPLPPKEYRR, via the coding sequence ATGAACCCTTCATTACCAACCTATCAGGCCACCCGTTACGTAACGCCGCTTCGCGAAGGCGGCTCGCTTCCGGCAATTCTAGACACCGAAGATGGTGGGATGTTCGTGGCGAAGTTTCGCGGGGCGGGCCAGGGGGCAAAAGCCCTTATTGCCGAGATTATCGTTGGATCGTTCGCAACGGCGTTGCGGCTTCCAACACCATCGCTTGCGCTGATTCAGATTGGCGAATCGTTTGGCCGAACCGAGCCGGACCCCGAAATCCAGGACATCCTTCGCGGAAGCATCGGGATCAACGTTGGTGCGCGCTATCTGGAAGGGGCGTACAACTTCGACCCCGTTACCATCATTGATGTTGTCCCCAACGTTGCCGCCAACATTGTTTGGCTGGATGCCTTTGCCACCAACATTGACCGCACGCCGCGCAACCCGAACATGATGTTTTGGAAGAATGGATTGTGGCTGATTGACCACGGGGCCGCGCTCTATTTCCATCATCATTGGGGGGGCGTTACCGATGCCACGTCGCAATCCCCTTTTGCGCCAATCCGCGACCACGTGCTGCTTCCGTTTGCCGGCAGCATTGCCGAGGCCGACGAGCGGTTGCGCCCGCTGCTTCCGCCAGAGCGTATCGCCGAAATCCTTAATTCCGTCCCCGATGATTTGCTGATGGATGCCCCGGCTGGCGTTGCGCCGTCGTTCCCCACGCCGGAGGAAAACCGCCAAGCCTACCAGCAATATTTCCAGCAGAGGCTTGGCGGCCAGCGTGAGTTCGTTTCCGCCGCCGAAGAAGCGCGGAAAACGCGGCAACGCCACCCCCTTCCTCCCAAGGAGTACCGCCGATGA